The Jiangella sp. DSM 45060 genome contains the following window.
ATCGTCATCGCCGCCGCACCCGAGCGGGTCTGGGCGATCGTCACCCGCGCTGAGCACCTCGGCACCTGGTTCGCCGACGCCGGCGCGACGATCGACCTGCGCCCCGGCGGCGAGCTGACGCTGACCTGGAAGGAGTACGGCGTCTCGCGCGGCGTCGTCGAGACCGTCGAGCCGCACACGACGTTCGCGTTCCGCTGGGCGCTCGACGACGGCGCGCCGGGCGACGGCAACTCGACGCGGGTCGTGTTCACGCTCACGCCCGACGGCGACGGCACCCGGTTGCGGGTGGTCGAGAGCGGATTCGACGGCCTCGCCGGCGGCCCGGAGCAGCAGGCGAAGCACGTCGAGCAGAACACCGAGGGCTGGCGGCTCGAGCTGGACGAGCTGCGCGCCTACGCCGAGTCGCACCCGGCATGACCCGGACGTTGCTCGACGCCGTGCTGGTGGCGCTGGCCGAGCCGACCAGGCGGCAGCTGCTCGACCTGCTGGCCGAGCGCGGCGAGGCGAGCGCCAGCACGCTGGCCCAGGGGCTCCCGGTGACCCGGCAGGCGGTCGTCAAACACCTCGCCGTGCTCGACGACGCGGGCCTGGTGAGCAGCCGGCGGGCCGGGCGCGAGGTGCGCTACCGGACCCGGCCGGACCGGCTGGCGGAGGCGGCCCGCGACCTCAGTGAGCTGGCCACCGCATGGGAGACCCGCCTGGCGACGATCAAACGCCTGGCCGAGGAGGAAGAGGAAGCATGACGTTCGAGGGCAGTGTGAACATCGCCATGAAGATCCCGGCGGCGCAATACCCGGAGACGGTCGCGTTCTACCGCGACGTGCTGGGCCTGCCCGCGAAGGACGTCACCGGCACCGACATCGCCGCCGGGGTGAGCCGCAGCGTCCGCGTCGAGTTCGGGCCGAACGTGCTCTGGCTGGACGAGGTGCCGAACTACAGCCGCTCCGACGTCTGGCTGGAGCTGTCCACCGACGATCTGCCCGACGCGATGCGGCGGCTGGCCGAGGCCGGTGTCGTGGCCCGGGACGAGCTGGAGCCGCTGCCCGACGCCATGCGGGCGCACTGGATCGCCAACCCCGCGGGCGTTGTGCACCTGGTGGCTCAGGCCTGAACGTGCCGGGTCCACGTCTCGTGGGTGGCGATGACCGCCGACGAGTGGGCCCGGCCGTCGGCGCCGCCCACCTCCGGCCGCCCGAGCACCCGCGCGCCGTCGACCTCGAGGGTGGCGTCGGTGCAGAACGTCAGCAGGTTGGTCAGCGTCCACGGCACGCCGCCCAGTTGCCACGACTCGGCCTCGCCGGGACGGGTCTCGACCGGCCGGCTGATCGTCGTGACCACCCGGGTGCCGTCGGCGCCGACCACCTTCGCGCGGGCGTGGTCGGAGCCGACGTGCCATTCGACGACGTCGCATTCGACCGGTTCGCCGATCTCCGGCAGCCCCTCCAGCTCCGGGAACCAGCGGCTGAAGGTGTCGGTCAGCCAGCCGCCGAGCGGCGCGTCAGGGGTGAGCAGCCGGACGACGTCGTCGCCGTCGACCCAGACGAGCAGCGCGAGGCCGGAGCCCTGCACGCTCCACTCCGCCTCCCAGAGCGAGACGAAACCGGCACGGGAGTCCGCGCGCATGAGGGTGGCGCTCGGGTTGGCTCCGATGAACTCGACCGGCATTCAGCCGAGCGTAGTGACGTTGAGGTCGTCGTGTGCGTAGGCCGCGCGAATGATCTTCTTGTCGAACTTGCCGACGCTCGTCTTCGGGATCTCCGGCACGACGGCCCAGCGCTCGGGCAGCTGCCACTTCGCCACCTTCGTGGCCAGGAACTCGCGCAGTTCGGCGACGTCGACCTCTTCGCCCTCCTTGACGACGACGGTGGCCAGCGGCCGCTCGCCCCACTTGTCGTCCGGGACGCCGACGACGGCCGCTTCGGCGACGGCGGGGTGCGCGGCGAGGTGGCCCTCCAGTTCGACCGAGCTGATCCACTCGCCGCCGGACTTGATGACGTCGCGGGCGCGGTCGGTGAGCCGCAGGTAGCCGTCTGACGTGACGGTGCCGACGTCGCCGGTGCGCAGCCAGCCGTCGTCGAAGCGCTCCTCGTCGTTCTCCTGGTAGTACGAGCCGGTGATCCAGGGCCCGCGGACCTCCAGCTCGCCGACGGACTCGCCGTCCCAGGGCAGCAGCTCGCCGTCCGGGCCGACCAGCCGCGCCTCGACCGGCGCGGCGAACCGGCCCTGGGTGAGCCGGTAGCCGTCGACGTCCTCGTCGGCGGCGTGGGCCGGCGGCCGCGAGAACGTGCCGAGCGGGCTCATCTCCGTCATGCCCCACGCGTGCAGGCCGGTGATGCCGCGGGCGTCCAGGCCGCGCATCAGTGTCTCGGACATCGCCGATCCGCCGACGACCAGGCTGGTCAGCGACGAGATGTCCACCTCCGGGTGGGCCTCGAGGTACTGCAGCAGCCCGACCCAGACGGTCGGCACGCCGGCGCCGATGGTCGGCCGCGCCGCCGCGATGAACGCGGCCAGCGGCTCCGGCGCGAGGAAGCGGTCCGGCATGGCCAGCGACGTGCCGGCGGCGAACGCGGCGTACGGGAGCCCCCACGCGAGAACGTGGAACTGCGGGACGACGGTCAGCAGCAGGTCGCGGGCGGACAGGTCGAACAGGTCGGGCATCGCCTCGGTCAGCGCGTGCAGGTAGATCGACCGGTGGCTGTAGACGACGCCTTTCGGGTGGCCGGTGGTGCCGGACGTGTAACACATCGCGGCGGCGGCCCGCTCGTCGACGTCCGGCCAGTCGTACGTCACCGGCTGCGCCGCCAGCAGCGACTCGTAGTCGTGCACGCCGACGCCGGTGCCCTCCAGCAGACCGCGGTCGGCCGCACCCGCGACGATGACATGGCGCACCGGCTTCAGCGACGGCAGCAGCTTGGCGAACCCGGGCAGCAGCGAGCCGTCGACGATGACGACGCGGTCGGCCGCGTGGTTGGCGGTGAACGCGATCTGCTCCGGGAACAGCCGGATGTTCAGCGGATGCAGCACCGCGCCCATCGCCGGCACCGCGAAGTACGCCTCGACGTGCCGGTGGTTGTTCCACATGAACGTCGCCACACGGTCGCCGGGCCGCACGCCGAGCGACGAGAGCGCTCCGGCCAGCCGGGCCGCGGCCCGGGCGACGTCGGCGAAGGTCGTCTCGTGGACACCGGACCCGGTGTCGGTGGCCGTGACCACGCGGCTGCCGCCGTGGATCGTCGCACCGTGCTCGAGCAGCCGGCGCACCTGCAGCGGAACGTCCATCATCGTGCTGGTGATCACGGAGACCTCCCCATCGAGGACCCGGCGACGCCGTGTCTGTCGCCCATACCCTGCCGCAGGAATGTCACCGGCGGAAGCCTTGATCGCTTCCGGATTAACCGCCTCGTAACGGCAGGCGCCCACCTGGCGAAACGCCCCGCGACCACGCTGCCCGCATGGATACCGGAGACACCGCGTGGATTCTCGCGTCCACCGCACTGGTGATGCTGATGACCCCCGGCCTCGCGCTGTTCTACGGCGGCATGGTCCGGGCGAAGAGCGTCGTCAACATGATGATGATGAGCTTCGGCGCGCTCGGCGTGATCAGCGTGCTGTGGGTTCTGTACGGGTACTCGATGGCCTTCGGCACCGACCTCGGCGGCGGCCTGCTGGGCGATCCGGGTGAGTTCTTCGGCCTGTCCGGCCTGATGAGCCCCGACGCGCTGTCCGGCACGATCCCGTCGATGCTGTTCGTCGGGTTCCAGGGCATGTTCGCGGTCATCACCGTCGCGCTGGTGTCGGGCTCGATCGCCGACCGCGCGAAGTTCTGGACCTGGCTGCTGTTCGCCGCGGTCTGGGGCACGCTCGTGTACTTCCCGGTGGCCCACTGGGTGTTCGCGTTCGCCGACGGCGACGGCGGCTGGATCGCCGACCGCCTGCTCGCGATCGACTTCGCCGGCGGCACCGCGGTGCACATCAACGCCGGCGCGGCCGGTCTCGCGCTGGCGTTGGTGCTCGGGCGGCGCCGCGACTTCGCCAAGGGCGCGCACCGTCCGCACAACCTGCCGCTGGTGATGCTCGGCGCCGGCCTGCTGTGGTTCGGCTGGTTCGGCTTCAACGCCGGGTCGGCCGTGGGCGCCAACGGCGTCGCGGCGGTCGCGCTGGTCAACACCGTCGCGGCGACGGGCGCGGCGATGCTGGCGTGGATCGTCGTCGAGAAGCTGCGCGACGGCCACGCGACGTCGCTGGGCGCGGCGTCCGGCGTGGTGACCGGCCTGGTCGCGATCACCCCGGCGTGCTCGGCGCTGAACCCCGTCGGGTCGCTGATCCTCGGTGTCGTGGCCGGGGCGATCTGCTCGCTGGTGGTCGACCTGAAGTTCCGGCTGCGCTACGACGACTCGCTCGACGTGGTCGCGGTGCACCTGGTCGGCGGCCTGGTCGGCACCATCGCGATCGGCTTCCTGGCCACGGCGGACGCGCCGGCCGGAGTCGACGGGCTGTTCTTCGGCGGCGGCGTCGACCAGCTGTGGCGGCAGGCCGTCGGCGCTGGTGCGGTGCTGGCCTACTCGTTCGTCGTCACGTACCTGATCGGCCTCGTGCTGCAGCGCACGATCGGGTTCCGGGTGGACGACGACCACGAGGTGGTCGGCGTCGACCGAGTGCACCACGGCGAGTCGGGCTACGAGATCGGCTCCGACGAGGTGTCGGAGGACGTCGTCACGGCGTAGCTGTGCTTACGGTGTGCCGATGCAGACTGCAGAACTCGGCACCCGGGGCACGGCGTGGTCGCCGGAGACCCGGCTGTACTCCGACGGCGTGGTCATCGGCACCGACGGCGCGCCGCTGATCGTCCCGCCGCACAGCGGGCTGCGGCGGCTGCCCGGCACCGGCTACCTCGACCCGTCCTCCGGCGCGCTGCCCGGCGCGGCGGTCCCGACCGGCGACGAGGCCGACGCGGCGCGTGAGCTGCTGGCGGCGACCGAGCTGCCGGGCCGGGGCACGCCGTACCAGGCGATGGCCGAGGAGGCGCTGATCGACATCGGCGTGCTGACGTTCGCCAACGGCGCCGCGGTGGCGGCCGGCAGCCCGTACTGGCGCTACGTGTGGCCGCGCGACGTCGGCTACATGGCCGCCGCGCTGACGGTGTGCGGGCGGCCCGAGCCGGCGTTCGCGCAGCTGGCGTACGTGGCCGCCATGCAGGAGCAGGACGGCACCTGGCAGGCGCGCTACCTGCCCGACGGCTCGCGCGGGGTGCCCGACGACCGCGGACTGCAGCTCGACGGCATCGGCTGGACGCTGTGGGCGACGTGGCTGTGGGCCGGCGCGACGGGTGGCGCCGTGGGTGCGCTGGCGCCGATGGTCCGCTCCGCCGTCGACGCCGCTCTGGCCGCGCTGGACCCGTCGACCGGGCTGCCGCGCGTGTCGCAGGACTTCTGGGAGATGGACCTCGACGAGGCGACGCTCGGCTCGGCGGCCCCGCTGCTGCTCGGCCTGCGGGCCGGTCGTGAGCTGCTGACCCTGCTCGGCGGCCCGGACGACGCTCGGCTCGCGGCCCGGGCCGCCGACGGCGCCGAGCGGCTGGCCGCGGCGGTCGCCGGCGGGTTCGGCGCGCACGGCTACGCACGGCGCATCAGCGGCGCCGGCGGCCGCGACGCGTCGGTCGCGTTCCTGCTGCCGCCGTTCGCTCCCGCCGACGACGCCGTCGCGGCGGCCTGGCGTTCCGCCGTCGACGCCACCAGCATCGGCAACGGCGGGGTCCGGCCCGGCGAGGAGTGGACCGACGTCCTCACCGCGTGGACGCCGCAGGTGTCGCTGCACGCGCTGACCGCCGCGTCGACCGGCGACACCGCGCTGGCCCACCGGCTGCTCAGCTGGCTCGACCTGCGCCGGACCGCCCTCGGCGCGCTGGCGGAGAAGGTCACCGCCGACGGCCGCCCGTCCGCCGTCGCACCGCTCGGCCTGACCGGCGCCACCGTCCTGCTGGCGCTGGCCGCCCTCGACGGACGGCCGTTGCCGGTGCCTCCACACTGACGCGGCAGCGGGAGATACTGGACCATGCGCCGGCTGCGGTTCGTCCTGGTCCTCGTCGTCACGGTGCTGCTGGCCGGCATCGCGGCCACGGTCGTGGCGCTGACCACGGACGATGACGACGACGTCGCGGGCGGCGACGGCGCCGGTGCGGCGGCGCCCGACCTCAGCGCCACCGCCGAGATCCGCCGCTCGTTCAACCGCTCCGGCCTGGTCGTCATCGCCGTCACCAACCACGGCGCCGAGCCGGTCACCGCCACGTCGGCGGAACTGCTCAGCGACTCGTTCGAGGCCACCGGCCCGCAGCCGCGCGACTCCACCATCCGGCCCGGCGACATCCCGGTGGACCTCCAGGTCGAGTACGGCCCGGCCCGCTGCCCCGACGGCATCGACTCCGCGGCCGCCCCGTCGCAGGTCCGCCTGACCACCCGCGTCGGCGACGGCGACGAGCACGAGCAGGTGCTCGACCTCCCGCACCCCAACGGCACGCTCGACCGCCTGCTGCGCACCGACTGCCGCGACGCCGCGCTGGCCGAGGCCGTCACGCTGGCGATGGGTCCGCTGGAGCCGCGCGCCGACGGCACCCTGACCGGCGTCCTCACCGTCACCCGGGTCGACGGCGGCACGACGCCGGCGACCATCACCAACACCCGCGGCAGCGTGCTGTTCACCATCACGCCCGAGGCCGACACCGCGCTCCCGCCCGGGCAGCTGCGTGTGGTGGCCGACGTGCTGCGCTGCGGCGGCCACGCCATCGGCGACGCGAAGCGGCCGTACGGCTTCACCGCGTGGATCGACCTCGGCGACGGCGCCGAGATCCCCACCGCGATCCCGGTCGACGACGCCCACCGAGCGGCGCTCGACGCCATGCAGCCGGTCCGCTGCGCCGGCAAGGACAACGACATCTGAGCCGGTTGTCGAGAGCACGACGCCGGCTCCGACTCACTGCCGAGAACGCCCACGAGACGGGAGCGACCCGATGAAGTACATGTTGATGATGTTCGGCGACACCGAGTCGATGCAGGCCACAGCCTCGAAGGAGTGGATCGAGGAGATGATCGGCTTCATGGTCCAGCTCGACAAGGACCTCGAGGCGTCCGGCGAGCTGGTGTTCCAGCAGGGCCTCGCCGACCCCGGCGCCGCGAAGACGGTGCGGCTGCAGGACGGCCTCCCGGTCGCCACCGACGGTCCGTTCGCCGAGGCGAAGGAGTCGCTGATCGGCTTCTGGGTGGTCGACGTCGAGAGCGAGGAGCGGGTGCTCGAGCTCGCCGGGCAGATCGTGAAGTACTCCGGACGGCTCGAGGTCCGCCCGGCGATGGACGCCCCGCCGGACCTGTGACCGACCCCGCCGTCGAGGACCTGCTGCGCGCCGCCGCGCCGCAGGTCCTCGGGGTGCTCGTGCGCCGGTACGGCCAGTTCGACGCCTGCGAGGACGCCGTCCAGGAGGCGCTGCTGGCCGCCGCGACGCAGTGGCCGGCCGACGGCGTTCCGGACAGCCCGAGCTCGTGGCTGGTGACGGTCGCGTCGCGCCGGTTCGTCGACGAGGTGCGCAGCTCCGAGGCGCGCCGTCGCCGCGAGGAGACCGTGGCCGCACTCGACCTCGTCGAGCCGGGCGAGGTGGAGCGCGCCGACGACACCCTCACGCTGCTGTTCCTGTGCTGCCACCCGTCGCTGGCGCTGCCCGCCCAGCTGGCGCTGACGCTGCGCGCGGTCGGCGGGCTGACGACGGCGCAGATCGCGGCCGCGTTCCTGGTGCCCGAGGCGACGATGGCGCAGCGGATCAGCCGGGCCAAGCAGAAGCTGCGGGCCGGCGACGCGCGGTTCGGCCCGCCGCCGCCGGAGCAGCGGGCCGAGCGGCTGCGCACCGTCCTGCACGTGCTCTACCTGATCTTCAACGAGGGCTACACCACCAGCTCCGGCCCGGCGGCGCAGCGGACCGACCTCACCGCCGAGGCGATCCGGCTGACCCGGCTGCTGGTCCGGCTGACGCCCGGCGACGGAGAGGTCACCGGGTTGCTGGCGTTGATGCTGCTCACAGACGCCCGCCGGGCCGCGCGCAGCACGGGTGACGGCGTCCCCGTCCCGCTGGCCGAGCAGGATCGGTCGCGGTGGGACGCCGCCCAGATCGCCGAGGGCGTCGCGCTGCTCACCGGCGTGCTCGGCGGCGGCCCCGTCGGCCCGTACCAGCTGCAGGCCGCCATCGCCGCCGTCCACGACGAGGCGCCGACGGCCGACGACACCGACTGGCCGCAGATCGTCGCGCTCTACGAGGTGCTCGAGCGGGTGGCGCCCGGCCCCGTCGTCACGCTGAACAAGGCCGTCGCCGTGGCGATGGTGCACGGGCCGCGGGCCGGGCTGGCGCTGCTCGGCACGCTCGACGCCGACGACCGCATGGCGCAGACGCACCGGCTCGACGCCGTCCGTGGTCACCTGCTCGAACTGGCGGGTGACCCGGACGGCGCCCGTGCGGCGTACTTGCGCGCGGCGCGGCGGACGGCGAGCGTGCCGGAGCGGCGCTACCTGACGCTGCGCGCCGCCGGCGTCACTTGAGCACGCGGTAGCGGACATGCGTGGCGGCGTCGGTCGGCACCGTCTCGACCTGCTCCAGCTCGATGTGCTCGGCGCCGGTGCGGCCGAATAGCCGGACGCCGTCGCCGAACACCACCGGCACGATGTGCAGCGAGATCTCGTCGACCAGCCCGGCCGCGAGGTACTGCCGGGCGACGTTCGCGCCGCCCATGACCGCCACGATGCCGTCGCCGGCCGCCGCGCGGGCCTGCGCGAGCGCATCCTCGATGCCGGTCGTGACGAAGGTGTAGACGCCGTTCTCCGGCGACTCCGCCGGCGCCTCGTGCGTCAGCACGATCAGCGGCCGCCGGGCCGGTCCCGTCGGGCCGTCGGCGCCCCACCAGCGCAGCGAGTCCTCGTAGTTCTTCCGGCCGGTGATCAGGGCGCCGAGCCCGCCCACCGAACGCTCGGTGTACTCGCGGTTCTGCTCGTCGCCGAACGCCCAGGCGTGCAGGCGCTCGCCACCCTGGCCGAGGGGCTGGTCGGGGGTCTGCCCGCCCGCCGTGATGAAGCCGTCGAGGGAGATGCTGATGTCCAGTACGAGTGTGTTCATGCCCGTGTAACGACACCCCGGGCGCGGACTCATCGGTGCGGGGCGAACGACTTGCAGAATGTCCCGATGGACGACTTCACCGCCGCGGCCGAGGGCCACCGGCGCGAGCTGCACGTGCACTGCTACCGCATGCTCGGCTCGTTCGACGACGCCGAGGAGGTCGTGCAGGACGTGCTGCTGCGGGCGTGGACGCACCGCGACTCCTACGAGGAGGGCACCAACCTGCGGGCGTGGCTGTACCGCATCGCGACCAACGCCTGCCTCGACCTGCTGCGGCAGCGGTCCCGGCGACCCGAGCAGGTGCGCTCGTTCGCCGAGGTGCCGTGGCTGCAGCCGTACCCGGACCGGCTGCTCGACCAGGTCGCGCCGCACGCGGACGAGCCCGAGGCCGTCGTCGTGGGCCGCGAGACGATCGAGCTGGCGTTCGTCGCGGCCATGCAGGAGCTGCCCGCGCAGCAGCGCGCCGTCCTCGTCATGCGCGACGCGATCGGCTGGTCGGCCGCCGAGACCGCGGCGATCCTGGAGACGTCGGTGCCCGCGGTCAACAGCGCGCTGCAACGGGCCCGGGCGACCCTGCAGCGCTCGCCCCGGTCGCCGGAGACCACCCCGCCGCGCACCGTGCTCAGCGCCGACGAGCGCGACCTGCTCGACCGCTACGTCGCCCTGAGCGAGCGGCCCGACGTCGGCCGCATGGCCGAGCTCGTCCGCGACGACATCCGTGTCACCATGCCGCCGCAGCCGGTCTGCTTCGACGGCTGGGCCGCGCTGGCGCCGCTGCATGCCGCTGCGGCCGAGCACGGCGACTGGCGGCTGCTGCCGACGTCGGCGAACCGGTTGCCGGCCGCCGCCTGTTACCTGCGCCCGCCCGGCGGGACGGCGTTCGACGCCTTCAAGATCGACGTGCTCCGGGTGGAGGAGCGCCTGATCGCCGAGATCACCACCTTCGGCCCCGAGCTCTTCCCGGCGTTCGACCTCCCCGCCCAGCTCCCATGATCATCAATGATCCAACACGGCCGATCATTGATGATCATGGGGCGGGGTGGTGTCAGTGCCGGACGTCGAGGTAGAAGGCCTCGGTGTGGTAGCCGGGCCAGCCGTTCGCCCGCTGCTCGGCGACGGTCTCCTCCATCGGCTCGACGGCGGGCAGGGCGCCGTCCGCGGTGAGGTGCCGCTCGCCGCCGGCGTCGACGAGCGCCGTGACCAGCCGGTCGCGCCAGTCGGCGACGGACCCGGTCCGGGCCAGGTCGTGCAGTTCGAGAGGGTCGGAGGAAAGGTCGAACAGCTGCTCGGCCGGCCCCTCCGGGTACCAGACGTACTTGTGCCGCCCGTCCGTCATGGCCAGGTAGTACGGGATGCCCGGCGGCCCGGCGTCGCCGCCGGCCAGCCCGACGACGACGCGTGGACGGTCTCCGGCGGCGGCCAGCGCGACGAGGTCCACGCCGTCGACGTCGTCGGGGTCCGGTCCGCCGGCCGCCGCCACGAACGTCGGCAGCACGTCGGCCAGCGTCACCGGCGTCCGGACCACCGTGCCCGGCGGGACGGCCGACGTGCCCGCCGCCGGCCGCACGATCATCGGCACGCCCGCCGCCGCCTCGTGGAAGAACACCTTGTTGCCGGTGCGGTGGTCGCCGAGGAACTCGCCGTGGTCGGACGTGAACACGATCGTCGTCCGGGTCAGCTCGCCGGCGTCCTGCAGCGCCGCCAGGACCCGGCCGAGGTTGTAGTCCAGCTGCGTCACCAGCCCGTAGTACGCCGCCCGCGCGGCGCGCACGGTCGCGGCGTCGAGGAGGTCGAACGAGCCGCGGTGGCGCTGCCGCCGGAACGCCGCGGGCGCGTCGCCGCCGGCCCAGTCGCCCACGACCGGCTCGGGCACCGGCGCGTCGCGGTACATCGAGTAGTACGGCTCGGGCGGGTCCAGTGGCGGGTGCGGCTTGCTGTACGACAGCCACAGGAACAGCGGCCGGGTCGGGTCGCGGCGGTACCGGATGTGCTCGACCGCCCGCTCCGACAGCCACGACGTCAGCGTCTCCGCCTCGGGGACGGTCGCCATGCCCGGCGCCAGCTCGTTCTGCCCAAGCCCGTGCCGCATCGCCGGCACGCCCGCCCGGTAGTAGTCGTCGGGCAGGATCAGCTCGTCGAAGCCGTGGTGCGCCCGCGGCGGCGTGAAGTGCATCTTCCCGATGCCGACGGTCGCGTACCCGAGCGCGCCGAGCCGGG
Protein-coding sequences here:
- a CDS encoding SRPBCC family protein, with amino-acid sequence MTDRIERDIVIAAAPERVWAIVTRAEHLGTWFADAGATIDLRPGGELTLTWKEYGVSRGVVETVEPHTTFAFRWALDDGAPGDGNSTRVVFTLTPDGDGTRLRVVESGFDGLAGGPEQQAKHVEQNTEGWRLELDELRAYAESHPA
- a CDS encoding helix-turn-helix transcriptional regulator, producing the protein MTRTLLDAVLVALAEPTRRQLLDLLAERGEASASTLAQGLPVTRQAVVKHLAVLDDAGLVSSRRAGREVRYRTRPDRLAEAARDLSELATAWETRLATIKRLAEEEEEA
- a CDS encoding VOC family protein, with the protein product MTFEGSVNIAMKIPAAQYPETVAFYRDVLGLPAKDVTGTDIAAGVSRSVRVEFGPNVLWLDEVPNYSRSDVWLELSTDDLPDAMRRLAEAGVVARDELEPLPDAMRAHWIANPAGVVHLVAQA
- a CDS encoding long-chain fatty acid--CoA ligase, whose product is MTSTMMDVPLQVRRLLEHGATIHGGSRVVTATDTGSGVHETTFADVARAAARLAGALSSLGVRPGDRVATFMWNNHRHVEAYFAVPAMGAVLHPLNIRLFPEQIAFTANHAADRVVIVDGSLLPGFAKLLPSLKPVRHVIVAGAADRGLLEGTGVGVHDYESLLAAQPVTYDWPDVDERAAAAMCYTSGTTGHPKGVVYSHRSIYLHALTEAMPDLFDLSARDLLLTVVPQFHVLAWGLPYAAFAAGTSLAMPDRFLAPEPLAAFIAAARPTIGAGVPTVWVGLLQYLEAHPEVDISSLTSLVVGGSAMSETLMRGLDARGITGLHAWGMTEMSPLGTFSRPPAHAADEDVDGYRLTQGRFAAPVEARLVGPDGELLPWDGESVGELEVRGPWITGSYYQENDEERFDDGWLRTGDVGTVTSDGYLRLTDRARDVIKSGGEWISSVELEGHLAAHPAVAEAAVVGVPDDKWGERPLATVVVKEGEEVDVAELREFLATKVAKWQLPERWAVVPEIPKTSVGKFDKKIIRAAYAHDDLNVTTLG
- a CDS encoding ammonium transporter produces the protein MDTGDTAWILASTALVMLMTPGLALFYGGMVRAKSVVNMMMMSFGALGVISVLWVLYGYSMAFGTDLGGGLLGDPGEFFGLSGLMSPDALSGTIPSMLFVGFQGMFAVITVALVSGSIADRAKFWTWLLFAAVWGTLVYFPVAHWVFAFADGDGGWIADRLLAIDFAGGTAVHINAGAAGLALALVLGRRRDFAKGAHRPHNLPLVMLGAGLLWFGWFGFNAGSAVGANGVAAVALVNTVAATGAAMLAWIVVEKLRDGHATSLGAASGVVTGLVAITPACSALNPVGSLILGVVAGAICSLVVDLKFRLRYDDSLDVVAVHLVGGLVGTIAIGFLATADAPAGVDGLFFGGGVDQLWRQAVGAGAVLAYSFVVTYLIGLVLQRTIGFRVDDDHEVVGVDRVHHGESGYEIGSDEVSEDVVTA
- a CDS encoding YciI family protein — encoded protein: MKYMLMMFGDTESMQATASKEWIEEMIGFMVQLDKDLEASGELVFQQGLADPGAAKTVRLQDGLPVATDGPFAEAKESLIGFWVVDVESEERVLELAGQIVKYSGRLEVRPAMDAPPDL
- a CDS encoding RNA polymerase sigma factor: MTDPAVEDLLRAAAPQVLGVLVRRYGQFDACEDAVQEALLAAATQWPADGVPDSPSSWLVTVASRRFVDEVRSSEARRRREETVAALDLVEPGEVERADDTLTLLFLCCHPSLALPAQLALTLRAVGGLTTAQIAAAFLVPEATMAQRISRAKQKLRAGDARFGPPPPEQRAERLRTVLHVLYLIFNEGYTTSSGPAAQRTDLTAEAIRLTRLLVRLTPGDGEVTGLLALMLLTDARRAARSTGDGVPVPLAEQDRSRWDAAQIAEGVALLTGVLGGGPVGPYQLQAAIAAVHDEAPTADDTDWPQIVALYEVLERVAPGPVVTLNKAVAVAMVHGPRAGLALLGTLDADDRMAQTHRLDAVRGHLLELAGDPDGARAAYLRAARRTASVPERRYLTLRAAGVT
- a CDS encoding dihydrofolate reductase family protein, with amino-acid sequence MNTLVLDISISLDGFITAGGQTPDQPLGQGGERLHAWAFGDEQNREYTERSVGGLGALITGRKNYEDSLRWWGADGPTGPARRPLIVLTHEAPAESPENGVYTFVTTGIEDALAQARAAAGDGIVAVMGGANVARQYLAAGLVDEISLHIVPVVFGDGVRLFGRTGAEHIELEQVETVPTDAATHVRYRVLK
- a CDS encoding RNA polymerase subunit sigma-70, which produces MDDFTAAAEGHRRELHVHCYRMLGSFDDAEEVVQDVLLRAWTHRDSYEEGTNLRAWLYRIATNACLDLLRQRSRRPEQVRSFAEVPWLQPYPDRLLDQVAPHADEPEAVVVGRETIELAFVAAMQELPAQQRAVLVMRDAIGWSAAETAAILETSVPAVNSALQRARATLQRSPRSPETTPPRTVLSADERDLLDRYVALSERPDVGRMAELVRDDIRVTMPPQPVCFDGWAALAPLHAAAAEHGDWRLLPTSANRLPAAACYLRPPGGTAFDAFKIDVLRVEERLIAEITTFGPELFPAFDLPAQLP
- a CDS encoding sulfatase-like hydrolase/transferase → MTGQRPNLLLVTTDQQRRDTVGPGAPGFLRTPHLDQLAHEGIRFDAAYASTPVCVPSRVTLLTGRSALRHGMTHNGRTCDVLAPDAPTLPARLGALGYATVGIGKMHFTPPRAHHGFDELILPDDYYRAGVPAMRHGLGQNELAPGMATVPEAETLTSWLSERAVEHIRYRRDPTRPLFLWLSYSKPHPPLDPPEPYYSMYRDAPVPEPVVGDWAGGDAPAAFRRQRHRGSFDLLDAATVRAARAAYYGLVTQLDYNLGRVLAALQDAGELTRTTIVFTSDHGEFLGDHRTGNKVFFHEAAAGVPMIVRPAAGTSAVPPGTVVRTPVTLADVLPTFVAAAGGPDPDDVDGVDLVALAAAGDRPRVVVGLAGGDAGPPGIPYYLAMTDGRHKYVWYPEGPAEQLFDLSSDPLELHDLARTGSVADWRDRLVTALVDAGGERHLTADGALPAVEPMEETVAEQRANGWPGYHTEAFYLDVRH